One Ornithinicoccus hortensis genomic window, CAGGACCGCGACCTGGACACTCGCGTCGTGATCCAGCCGCCCCGACAGGACGGCCAGCCTCCCTTGGACGAGCTGACACGGCAGTGGACAGAGGACAGCGACGCGGAGACGATCGACGTGGCAGCCGTGTTCGAGGAAGAGGGCATCGTATGGTCCACCGTCTCGGTCCGCGACCCGTTGTCGGTCAACATCTATGGCGCGGGCCGGTGGGCGGAGATCGTGCAGTCCGAGCTGCTGGGCGGCGAGTAGACAGGATGGCGTCATGGGTCACACCCTGAGTTCAGTCCGCACCCAGCTCTGGCACCTCCGCAAGGGCGGCATCCGCCAGTGGCGGACGAACCGGGCGCGGGTGCGCGCGGTCGGCGGGCCCATCCCGACCCCCGCACGGGAGGAAGCCGTCAGCCTCAGCCGCGACCGGCAGGTGACGGAGTGGCCCCTCCCAGAGCGGCCCCCACGGCGCACGCTGCGCGTCGGCGTGATTCTGGACGACTTCAGCGAGCTGGCCTTCGGCTACGAGTGGGACCAGACCGCGCTGACGCCCAGCGGATGGCGCGAGGAGATGTCCTCACCACCCGACCTGCTCTTCGTCGAGTCGGCCTGGGCCGGCAGCGGTGGCGCGTGGCGCTACGCCCTCACGGGTCCCAACGCACCGAGCCAGGCACTGCGTGACCTCGTGGCATGGTGCCGCGACCAGGATGTGCCCACGGTCTTTTGGAACAAGGAAGACCCGGTGCACTTCGAGGACTTCATCGACACGGCATCCCTGTTTGACCACGTGCTCACCACCGACGACGCAGTGGTGGCCGACTACCAGGCACGGCTCGGGCATGAGCGGGTCTCGGTCATGCCCTTCGGGGCGGCCTCCTGGGTGCACAACCCCATGCGACCCGCCGGGCACGCCCGGCGCGACGTGGCCTTCGCGGGCACCTACTTCGCGCACAAGTACCCGGAGCGCCGCGAGCAGATGGAGTTGCTCATCGGCGCCGCCGCTGCCGTGTCGCGCCGACTACCGACCGGGCTCGAGATCTTCTCGCGTTTCCGGGGTGGGGACGAGCGATACCAGTTCCCCTCCCCCATGGACGAGTACGTCGTCGGCTCGCTGTCCTACCGGCAGATGCTGACCGCCTACCGGGAGTTCAAGGCCTTCCTCAACGTCAACTCGGTCACCTCAAGCAAGACCATGTGCCCCCGGCGCGTGCTGGAACTCGCCGCCTGCGCGACCCCTGTGGTCTCCACCCCCGCGCCTGCCATCGCCGAGATCTTCCCGCCGGACGAAGTTCTCACTGTCACCGAACGGGACCAGGCCGAGTGGACCATCCGCGCACTGGCCGGCAACGTCGAGTGGGGAGACCGGCTCGGTCACCTCGCTGCCCGCCGGGTGCTCGCCTCCCACACCTACCGCCACCGCGTCGACGGCCTGCTCGAGGCGGTGGGGCTGGCCCAGCACCGGGTCGAGGACCCGAGCATCTCGGTCATCTGCTCCACGAGGCGGCCCGAGCACCTCCGAGCCCTCGTGCAGACCGTCGCGAAGCAGCGGGAGGTCAGCCCCCAACTCGTGCTGCTCACCCACGGCTTCGAGCCCGACTTCGACGTGCGTACTGAGGCCGTGGCTCTCGGCCTCACGGACGTGGTCCTCATCACCGCCCGGGCGGAGGTATCCCTCGGGCAGTGCCTGAACCAGTGCATCGACGCAGCCGATGGCCAGGTGGTCGCCAAGATGGACGATGACGACCTCTACTCCGAGCACTACCTCGCCGACCAGCTCCGCGCGCTCGACTTCTCCGGGGCCGACGTGGTGGGCAAGCACGCCCATCACATGCTGATCACCGACATGGACGCCCTGGTACTGCGCTTCGGCACGATGGAGAGCCGGTTTACCCACCTCGTCATGGGCCCCACCCTGGTGATGCCCCG contains:
- a CDS encoding glycosyltransferase family protein, whose amino-acid sequence is MGHTLSSVRTQLWHLRKGGIRQWRTNRARVRAVGGPIPTPAREEAVSLSRDRQVTEWPLPERPPRRTLRVGVILDDFSELAFGYEWDQTALTPSGWREEMSSPPDLLFVESAWAGSGGAWRYALTGPNAPSQALRDLVAWCRDQDVPTVFWNKEDPVHFEDFIDTASLFDHVLTTDDAVVADYQARLGHERVSVMPFGAASWVHNPMRPAGHARRDVAFAGTYFAHKYPERREQMELLIGAAAAVSRRLPTGLEIFSRFRGGDERYQFPSPMDEYVVGSLSYRQMLTAYREFKAFLNVNSVTSSKTMCPRRVLELAACATPVVSTPAPAIAEIFPPDEVLTVTERDQAEWTIRALAGNVEWGDRLGHLAARRVLASHTYRHRVDGLLEAVGLAQHRVEDPSISVICSTRRPEHLRALVQTVAKQREVSPQLVLLTHGFEPDFDVRTEAVALGLTDVVLITARAEVSLGQCLNQCIDAADGQVVAKMDDDDLYSEHYLADQLRALDFSGADVVGKHAHHMLITDMDALVLRFGTMESRFTHLVMGPTLVMPRDVASEFRFADRTRGEDTDLLGRIVAAGGKVYASDRYGFVQVRRPDGHTWDASHMELLANGRVVAYGSSVEHVLI